The Thamnophis elegans isolate rThaEle1 chromosome Z, rThaEle1.pri, whole genome shotgun sequence genome contains a region encoding:
- the SOST gene encoding sclerostin, which translates to MPIFRAMASFGLLLFCLQINLPSGRSWQVLKNDAAEFIPDFLDKTFGAAEPPAQAAFAYNETEITSNRAQQGRRNSQVSSGRMEPLEFGCREVFVTRYITSGPCRSTKPIKELVCSGQCVPTHLLPNSIGKGKWWRQHAMDYRCIPAQGQFQRVQLTCPGEDIQFIKTRIITSCKCKRYTRYHNRSQLKDFSKETTRPQKNKKPRVPRARGSKTNQVELENSF; encoded by the exons ATGCCGATCTTCCGAGCTATGGCTTCTTTCGGCCTCCTGCTCTTCTGTCTCCAAATCAACCTTCCCTCCGGGCGAAGCTGGCAAGTGCTTAAAAACGATGCCGCGGAGTTCATCCCAGATTTCCTGGACAAGACCTTTGGGGCAGCGGAGCCGCCAGCGCAAGCGGCGTTTGCCTACAACGAGACCGAAATCACGAGCAACCGAGCCCAGCAAGGACGGAGGAATTCCCAGGTTTCTTCGGGAAGGATGG AACCCCTGGAGTTTGGCTGCCGCGAAGTCTTTGTCACCCGCTACATCACCAGCGGCCCTTGCCGCAGCACCAAGCCAATTAAGGAGCTCGTATGTTCTGGCCAATGCGTGCCAACTCATCTCCTCCCCAATTCAATTGGTAAGGGGAAATGGTGGAGGCAGCATGCCATGGATTACCGCTGCATCCCGGCACAAGGTCAATTCCAACGTGTCCAGTTAACCTGCCCTGGTGAGGATATTCAGTTTATCAAGACCAGAATCATCACTTCCTGCAAATGCAAGAGATACACGCGCTACCACAACCGTTCTCAGCTCAAGGACTTCAGCAAGGAGACCACCCGTcctcagaaaaacaaaaaacctcgGGTCCCCAGGGCCAGGGGCAGCAAGACCAACCAGGTGGAGCTGGAGAATTCCTTCTAG